The proteins below come from a single Gordonia sp. X0973 genomic window:
- a CDS encoding YdcF family protein — protein MKRRFLVGTAAVLVAGGGGLAIGALPNGSPNVVHTADAVDPAGLYNSAQKKFAARDVTGGLTDITSMLALTANDPDALALQAIWGDQQSDAATRDRALQKLTTVRITAANSIRGLIEGVNQAAAIVPSTTPVSAPAGSAIVILGYGLRPNGSMAPELVNRLEAGLAQAQVSPETPVFVTGGVPKKGVTEAAAMKKWLIGKGLSASRITTEDKSTSTISNAQNTTELLRARGISQIVLVTSPNHIRRGAADFAGAGTKVAATVTTATDLSRYAKPLTGAGIAGIRYEATQAAKIPVTKGVADMLPDTGPGIIGDIADRLIKELMSNGSSKPTK, from the coding sequence GTGAAAAGGCGCTTTCTGGTCGGTACGGCCGCCGTCCTCGTCGCCGGAGGCGGTGGACTGGCGATCGGTGCGTTGCCGAACGGCTCACCGAATGTCGTGCACACCGCCGACGCGGTCGACCCGGCCGGGCTGTACAACAGTGCCCAGAAGAAGTTCGCGGCGCGCGACGTCACCGGTGGACTCACCGACATCACGAGCATGCTGGCGCTCACGGCCAACGATCCCGATGCGCTTGCACTGCAAGCGATCTGGGGCGATCAGCAGTCCGACGCCGCCACCCGCGACCGCGCGCTGCAGAAGCTGACGACCGTCCGCATCACCGCGGCCAACTCGATTCGCGGCCTCATCGAGGGCGTGAATCAAGCCGCCGCCATCGTGCCGTCGACGACGCCGGTCAGCGCCCCGGCGGGTTCGGCGATCGTCATCCTGGGCTACGGCCTGCGCCCCAACGGGTCGATGGCACCCGAACTCGTCAACCGCCTCGAGGCGGGACTGGCGCAGGCGCAGGTTTCGCCGGAGACACCGGTCTTCGTCACCGGTGGCGTCCCCAAGAAGGGGGTGACCGAGGCGGCCGCGATGAAGAAGTGGCTCATCGGCAAGGGGCTCTCCGCGTCGCGTATCACCACCGAGGACAAGTCCACGTCGACGATCTCCAACGCGCAGAACACCACGGAGCTGCTGCGCGCGCGGGGGATCTCGCAGATCGTGCTGGTGACCTCGCCCAACCACATTCGACGCGGAGCCGCCGACTTCGCCGGTGCGGGTACGAAGGTCGCCGCCACGGTGACGACGGCAACCGATTTGAGCCGCTACGCCAAGCCGCTCACCGGTGCGGGCATCGCCGGGATCCGGTACGAGGCCACCCAGGCTGCGAAGATCCCCGTGACCAAGGGTGTCGCCGACATGCTGCCCGACACCGGTCCCGGGATCATCGGCGACATCGCCGATCGGCTGATCAAGGAACTCATGAGCAACGGGTCGAGCAAGCCGACCAAGTAG